A genomic segment from Nymphalis io chromosome 15, ilAglIoxx1.1, whole genome shotgun sequence encodes:
- the LOC126773986 gene encoding rho guanine nucleotide exchange factor 10 isoform X6, producing the protein MHTHETDKMPKLPELEEDMFSCGGEVRGGRVPPPSLGPPPDSLTPVQLRRRHVVAAIIHSENSYVSTLQRLINDYKKPLEESSPAILNASKIQTLFHRLPDILQCHLHFRTALADCARTWDRDEKIGEVFLNAFSKAVVLDVYSDFINNFSVAMELAKMESKRKSALADFFKVKQISAHDRLSFFGLMVKPVQRFPQFIMFLQDLLKHTPHGHLDRVALQRALTRLEALAEALNERKREAERTQAFRAALRRLTRGGVAGAGGGGGAARFGAARLLASRADKRHLLRQDDLLQLEFNQSGTLTKCKPRRLLLLNDLVVCVSVGTGGDDTERLGLKWAHPVQDVEVLDTGTSPTLSRVLAQGMNRSGSLRSSSSICSTSTGDSLCNEMSTLMHDYETVSRMADLAASLKTPYPELAPETFRSLLQSIQQSIQKKDDEMAWVDSCCLQLTIRGREDAVTFRATEPGARRAWATELRLAQLAQARANCPAWRLPASLPHALSHAPQHKMPLFVAATPVYSSAHLTEVRCGCFYTSSGSPRGATMRRARSLLWLCTAGNGGSHVAVLTHRAAKLKTLVTLDLPDTKVTSMEYAKGLRQVNTLCGDTVWLGTEDKKIIIFSGVEPEKQEKLTEVTTVATVTQIRYHCDSMFVGLSNGRVSVFRRNHDDTWALQEPLAIELGDKPVHCVLPVDGIIYATCARRVFAINALTAEIIRILELKGEGDRSVKYLAHSGVGLWSAFSDSTYVSLYHAETFEHLQNIDIAADVAKTIGAREGSKPAYISALLAGQGLLWVGTTAGVSVTVPLPKLEGLPLIGGHIAVSYHAHAGPVTFLLSLTPETREVDVNIVRRNLSNARALADTVQEYKEDESKEESDKHKLERRISEELSPYRPQRVQSAVIRRKKPGDVRLSKTLPKCANLNACDVYGLFGDLMFVKDCVGEADVSGSGGESLRRSDPELAAIPFRVSTLDRRLRMRTGRPRSLDLSSWSVDSRASSLCTSSGSEESMALRGVSRTSSGASGAANLAPMAASTPDSSSGKSSASERSISRSDSANAAPELRSTSKSAGRSLRGADYIVGDSLSRRSVVTVVGGRGYVDWRQTADAAERPTPAADPNPKDAHLILWEMRL; encoded by the exons ATGCATACACACGAGACTGACAAAATGCCTAAACTGCCAGAG TTGGAGGAGGATATGTTCTCCTGCGGAGGAGAAGTACGAGGCGGTAGGGTGCCTCCGCCTTCTCTCGGCCCTCCACCGGACTCCCTCACACCAGTCCAACTCCGTCGTAGGCATGTGGTCGCCGCTATCATACATAGCGAAAACTCCTACGTCTCGACGTTGCAGAGGCTCATAAAC GACTACAAGAAGCCGCTAGAAGAAAGTAGTCCAGCTATCTTAAACGCGAGCAAGATCCAAACCTTATTCCACCGACTGCCTGACATACTGCAATGCCATCTGCATTTCCGCACCGCACTCGCGGATTGCGCGCGCACGTGGGACCGCGACGAAAAGATTG GCGAGGTCTTCTTAAACGCATTTTCCAAGGCTGTGGTGCTGGACGTATACTCGGACTTCATAAACAACTTCTCGGTCGCAATGGAACTGGCAAAGATGGAGTCGAAGAGGAAATCAGCGCTGGCTGATTTCTTCAAAGTGAAACAGATCAGCGCACACGATAGACTCTCTTTCTTCGGTCTCATGGTGAAACCGGTGCAGCGGTTTCCAcagtttattatgtttttacag gatCTCTTAAAGCATACGCCACATGGTCACTTGGATCGCGTGGCCCTGCAACGTGCTCTTACCAGGTTGGAAGCTTTGGCTGAAGCCTTAAATGAAAGGAAGCGCGAGGCGGAACGGACTCAG GCGTTCCGCGCGGCGCTCCGGCGGCTGACGCGCGGCGGCgtggcgggcgcgggcggcggcggcggcgcggcgcgcttCGGGGCCGCGCGCCTGCTCGCCTCGCGCGCCGACAAGCGGCACCTGCTGCGGCAGGACGACCTGCTGCAACTT GAGTTTAATCAATCTGGAACGTTGACGAAATGCAAGCCTCGTCGACTGCTCCTCTTGAATGACCTCGTGGTGTGCGTGTCGGTGGGGACCGGAGGAGACGACACTGAGCGTCTGGGACTCAAGTGGGCGCATCCCGTGCAAGACGTTGAGGTTTTAGACACGGGGACCTCGCCTACACTGAGCAGAGTACTTGCTCAAG GTATGAACCGTAGCGGGAGCCTGAGGTCTAGCTCGAGTATCTGCAGCACGTCGACAGGCGACTCGCTCTGCAACGAGATGTCCACCCTCATGCACGACTACGAGACCGTGTCGAGGATGGCGGACCTCGCAGCCTCCCTCAAGACGCCCTACCCGGAACTAGCGCCCGAGACCTTCAGATCACTACTGCAGAGTATACAGCAAAGTATACAG AAAAAGGACGACGAAATGGCGTGGGTGGACTCGTGCTGCCTGCAGCTCACGATCCGCGGGCGCGAGGACGCGGTCACGTTCCGCGCCACCGAGCCGGGCGCGCGGCGCGCGTGGGCCACCGAGCTGCGCCTCGCGCAGCTGGCGCAGGCGCGCGCCAACTGCCCCGCCTGGCGCCTGCCCGCCTCGCTGCCGCACGCGCTCAGCCACGCGCCGCAGCACAAGATGCCGCTCTTCGTGGCCGCCACGCCCGTCTACTCCTCCGCGCACCTCACGGAG GTGCGGTGCGGCTGCTTCTACACGTCGTCCGGCAGCCCGCGCGGCGCCACCATGCGTCGCGCGCGCTCGCTGCTGTGGTTGTGCACGGCCGGCAACGGCGGCAGCCACGTGGCCGTGCTCACGCATCGCGCCGCCAAGCTCAAAACGCTCGTCACGCTCGACCTGCCCGACACCAAG GTAACGTCAATGGAGTACGCGAAAGGACTTCGACAAGTGAACACGCTGTGCGGCGACACAGTGTGGCTCGGCACTGAGGACAAGAAGATCATCATATTTTCAGGCGTAGAACCGGAAAAACAAGAGAAACTGACAGAAGTGACGACGGTCGCGACCGTCACGCAGATTCGGTATCACTGTGATTCTATGTTCGTGGGACTCTCGAATGGTAGAGTGTCAGTGTTCAGGAGAAATCATGACGATACGTGGGCACTTCAAGAGCCGCTTGCAATCGAACTCGGCGACAAACCCGTGCACTGCGTACTGCCCGTCGACGGCATCATATACGCGACGTGTGCACGAAGAGTGTTCGCTATCAATGCCCTCACTGCGGAGATAATACGTATTCTTGAACTTAAAGGCGAAGGCGACCGCTCTGTTAAATATCTAGCGCATTCCGGAGTTGGACTCTGGTCGGCTTTCTCCGACTCTACTTATGTAAGTTTATACCACGCTGAAACATTTGAACATTTGCAGAATATTGACATCGCCGCTGATGTGGCGAAAACTATTGGTGCTAGGGAAGGCAGTAAACCGGCGTATATATCGGCGTTACTTGCCGGACAAGGCCTTCTATGGGTCGGGACGACAGCCGGCGTTAGTGTCACTGTGCCACTGCCAAAACTCGAAGGTCTTCCGCTCATCGGTGGACACATCGCCGTCTCGTATCACGCTCACGCGGGTCCAGTTACATTCCTATTGTCACTTACGCCCGAAACGCGAGAGGTGGATGTCAATATCGTTCGTCGGAATCTGTCAAACGCCCGCGCTCTCGCTGACACCGTACAGGAGTACAAAGAGGACGAAAGTAAAGAGGAAAGCGACAAGCACAAACTCGAGAGGCGAATATCGGAAGAACTGAGTCCGTACCGACCGCAGCGCGTCCAGTCCGCGGTCATCCGACGGAAGAAGCCAGGCGATGTGCGGCTCAGTAAGACATTACCAAAATGCGCTAACTTAAATGCTTGCGATGTGTATGGACTATTCGGAGATCTCATGTTCGTAAAAGACTGCGTAGGAGAGGCTGACGTCAGTGGATCGGGTGGTGAATCCCTTAGGCGAAGTGATCCGGAGCTGGCTGCGATTCCTTTCCGCGTTAGTACGCTAGATAGGCGGTTACGGATGAGAACGGGACGGCCGCGGAGTTTGGACCTATCTAGTTGGTCAGTAGACTCCCGAGCCTCGAGTCTGTGCACGTCGTCCGGCAGCGAGGAGTCCATGGCATTACGTGGAGTCTCGCGAACGAGTTCTGGTGCATCAGGTGCCGCTAATTTGGCACCGATGGCTGCTTCGACGCCCGATTCTTCGTCTGGTAAATCAAGTGCCTCCGAACGATCGATATCCCGCAGTGACTCCGCTAATGCTGCTCCAGAATTACGTTCTACGAGTAAGAGTGCAGGTCGAAGCCTTCGAGGTGCTGATTATATCGTGGGCGACAGCTTGTCACGACGGTCGGTGGTGACGGTGGTGGGTGGTCGAGGATACGTCGACTGGCGGCAGACGGCTGACGCGGCGGAGCGTCCCACTCCCGCCGCTGACCCTAACCCCAAAGACGCGCATCTCATTCTATGGGAAATGCGATtgtaa
- the LOC126773986 gene encoding rho guanine nucleotide exchange factor 10 isoform X5 yields the protein MMCDRCPVSYRSGYMFTILEEDMFSCGGEVRGGRVPPPSLGPPPDSLTPVQLRRRHVVAAIIHSENSYVSTLQRLINDYKKPLEESSPAILNASKIQTLFHRLPDILQCHLHFRTALADCARTWDRDEKIGEVFLNAFSKAVVLDVYSDFINNFSVAMELAKMESKRKSALADFFKVKQISAHDRLSFFGLMVKPVQRFPQFIMFLQDLLKHTPHGHLDRVALQRALTRLEALAEALNERKREAERTQAFRAALRRLTRGGVAGAGGGGGAARFGAARLLASRADKRHLLRQDDLLQLEFNQSGTLTKCKPRRLLLLNDLVVCVSVGTGGDDTERLGLKWAHPVQDVEVLDTGTSPTLSRVLAQGMNRSGSLRSSSSICSTSTGDSLCNEMSTLMHDYETVSRMADLAASLKTPYPELAPETFRSLLQSIQQSIQKKDDEMAWVDSCCLQLTIRGREDAVTFRATEPGARRAWATELRLAQLAQARANCPAWRLPASLPHALSHAPQHKMPLFVAATPVYSSAHLTEVRCGCFYTSSGSPRGATMRRARSLLWLCTAGNGGSHVAVLTHRAAKLKTLVTLDLPDTKVTSMEYAKGLRQVNTLCGDTVWLGTEDKKIIIFSGVEPEKQEKLTEVTTVATVTQIRYHCDSMFVGLSNGRVSVFRRNHDDTWALQEPLAIELGDKPVHCVLPVDGIIYATCARRVFAINALTAEIIRILELKGEGDRSVKYLAHSGVGLWSAFSDSTYVSLYHAETFEHLQNIDIAADVAKTIGAREGSKPAYISALLAGQGLLWVGTTAGVSVTVPLPKLEGLPLIGGHIAVSYHAHAGPVTFLLSLTPETREVDVNIVRRNLSNARALADTVQEYKEDESKEESDKHKLERRISEELSPYRPQRVQSAVIRRKKPGDVRLSKTLPKCANLNACDVYGLFGDLMFVKDCVGEADVSGSGGESLRRSDPELAAIPFRVSTLDRRLRMRTGRPRSLDLSSWSVDSRASSLCTSSGSEESMALRGVSRTSSGASGAANLAPMAASTPDSSSGKSSASERSISRSDSANAAPELRSTSKSAGRSLRGADYIVGDSLSRRSVVTVVGGRGYVDWRQTADAAERPTPAADPNPKDAHLILWEMRL from the exons ATGATGTGCGATCGCTGTCCAGTGAGCTACCGTAGTGGATACATGTTtacaatt TTGGAGGAGGATATGTTCTCCTGCGGAGGAGAAGTACGAGGCGGTAGGGTGCCTCCGCCTTCTCTCGGCCCTCCACCGGACTCCCTCACACCAGTCCAACTCCGTCGTAGGCATGTGGTCGCCGCTATCATACATAGCGAAAACTCCTACGTCTCGACGTTGCAGAGGCTCATAAAC GACTACAAGAAGCCGCTAGAAGAAAGTAGTCCAGCTATCTTAAACGCGAGCAAGATCCAAACCTTATTCCACCGACTGCCTGACATACTGCAATGCCATCTGCATTTCCGCACCGCACTCGCGGATTGCGCGCGCACGTGGGACCGCGACGAAAAGATTG GCGAGGTCTTCTTAAACGCATTTTCCAAGGCTGTGGTGCTGGACGTATACTCGGACTTCATAAACAACTTCTCGGTCGCAATGGAACTGGCAAAGATGGAGTCGAAGAGGAAATCAGCGCTGGCTGATTTCTTCAAAGTGAAACAGATCAGCGCACACGATAGACTCTCTTTCTTCGGTCTCATGGTGAAACCGGTGCAGCGGTTTCCAcagtttattatgtttttacag gatCTCTTAAAGCATACGCCACATGGTCACTTGGATCGCGTGGCCCTGCAACGTGCTCTTACCAGGTTGGAAGCTTTGGCTGAAGCCTTAAATGAAAGGAAGCGCGAGGCGGAACGGACTCAG GCGTTCCGCGCGGCGCTCCGGCGGCTGACGCGCGGCGGCgtggcgggcgcgggcggcggcggcggcgcggcgcgcttCGGGGCCGCGCGCCTGCTCGCCTCGCGCGCCGACAAGCGGCACCTGCTGCGGCAGGACGACCTGCTGCAACTT GAGTTTAATCAATCTGGAACGTTGACGAAATGCAAGCCTCGTCGACTGCTCCTCTTGAATGACCTCGTGGTGTGCGTGTCGGTGGGGACCGGAGGAGACGACACTGAGCGTCTGGGACTCAAGTGGGCGCATCCCGTGCAAGACGTTGAGGTTTTAGACACGGGGACCTCGCCTACACTGAGCAGAGTACTTGCTCAAG GTATGAACCGTAGCGGGAGCCTGAGGTCTAGCTCGAGTATCTGCAGCACGTCGACAGGCGACTCGCTCTGCAACGAGATGTCCACCCTCATGCACGACTACGAGACCGTGTCGAGGATGGCGGACCTCGCAGCCTCCCTCAAGACGCCCTACCCGGAACTAGCGCCCGAGACCTTCAGATCACTACTGCAGAGTATACAGCAAAGTATACAG AAAAAGGACGACGAAATGGCGTGGGTGGACTCGTGCTGCCTGCAGCTCACGATCCGCGGGCGCGAGGACGCGGTCACGTTCCGCGCCACCGAGCCGGGCGCGCGGCGCGCGTGGGCCACCGAGCTGCGCCTCGCGCAGCTGGCGCAGGCGCGCGCCAACTGCCCCGCCTGGCGCCTGCCCGCCTCGCTGCCGCACGCGCTCAGCCACGCGCCGCAGCACAAGATGCCGCTCTTCGTGGCCGCCACGCCCGTCTACTCCTCCGCGCACCTCACGGAG GTGCGGTGCGGCTGCTTCTACACGTCGTCCGGCAGCCCGCGCGGCGCCACCATGCGTCGCGCGCGCTCGCTGCTGTGGTTGTGCACGGCCGGCAACGGCGGCAGCCACGTGGCCGTGCTCACGCATCGCGCCGCCAAGCTCAAAACGCTCGTCACGCTCGACCTGCCCGACACCAAG GTAACGTCAATGGAGTACGCGAAAGGACTTCGACAAGTGAACACGCTGTGCGGCGACACAGTGTGGCTCGGCACTGAGGACAAGAAGATCATCATATTTTCAGGCGTAGAACCGGAAAAACAAGAGAAACTGACAGAAGTGACGACGGTCGCGACCGTCACGCAGATTCGGTATCACTGTGATTCTATGTTCGTGGGACTCTCGAATGGTAGAGTGTCAGTGTTCAGGAGAAATCATGACGATACGTGGGCACTTCAAGAGCCGCTTGCAATCGAACTCGGCGACAAACCCGTGCACTGCGTACTGCCCGTCGACGGCATCATATACGCGACGTGTGCACGAAGAGTGTTCGCTATCAATGCCCTCACTGCGGAGATAATACGTATTCTTGAACTTAAAGGCGAAGGCGACCGCTCTGTTAAATATCTAGCGCATTCCGGAGTTGGACTCTGGTCGGCTTTCTCCGACTCTACTTATGTAAGTTTATACCACGCTGAAACATTTGAACATTTGCAGAATATTGACATCGCCGCTGATGTGGCGAAAACTATTGGTGCTAGGGAAGGCAGTAAACCGGCGTATATATCGGCGTTACTTGCCGGACAAGGCCTTCTATGGGTCGGGACGACAGCCGGCGTTAGTGTCACTGTGCCACTGCCAAAACTCGAAGGTCTTCCGCTCATCGGTGGACACATCGCCGTCTCGTATCACGCTCACGCGGGTCCAGTTACATTCCTATTGTCACTTACGCCCGAAACGCGAGAGGTGGATGTCAATATCGTTCGTCGGAATCTGTCAAACGCCCGCGCTCTCGCTGACACCGTACAGGAGTACAAAGAGGACGAAAGTAAAGAGGAAAGCGACAAGCACAAACTCGAGAGGCGAATATCGGAAGAACTGAGTCCGTACCGACCGCAGCGCGTCCAGTCCGCGGTCATCCGACGGAAGAAGCCAGGCGATGTGCGGCTCAGTAAGACATTACCAAAATGCGCTAACTTAAATGCTTGCGATGTGTATGGACTATTCGGAGATCTCATGTTCGTAAAAGACTGCGTAGGAGAGGCTGACGTCAGTGGATCGGGTGGTGAATCCCTTAGGCGAAGTGATCCGGAGCTGGCTGCGATTCCTTTCCGCGTTAGTACGCTAGATAGGCGGTTACGGATGAGAACGGGACGGCCGCGGAGTTTGGACCTATCTAGTTGGTCAGTAGACTCCCGAGCCTCGAGTCTGTGCACGTCGTCCGGCAGCGAGGAGTCCATGGCATTACGTGGAGTCTCGCGAACGAGTTCTGGTGCATCAGGTGCCGCTAATTTGGCACCGATGGCTGCTTCGACGCCCGATTCTTCGTCTGGTAAATCAAGTGCCTCCGAACGATCGATATCCCGCAGTGACTCCGCTAATGCTGCTCCAGAATTACGTTCTACGAGTAAGAGTGCAGGTCGAAGCCTTCGAGGTGCTGATTATATCGTGGGCGACAGCTTGTCACGACGGTCGGTGGTGACGGTGGTGGGTGGTCGAGGATACGTCGACTGGCGGCAGACGGCTGACGCGGCGGAGCGTCCCACTCCCGCCGCTGACCCTAACCCCAAAGACGCGCATCTCATTCTATGGGAAATGCGATtgtaa
- the LOC126773986 gene encoding rho guanine nucleotide exchange factor 10 isoform X4, whose protein sequence is MFCVKLLRDTAVYSVSMTTFDVYLEEDMFSCGGEVRGGRVPPPSLGPPPDSLTPVQLRRRHVVAAIIHSENSYVSTLQRLINDYKKPLEESSPAILNASKIQTLFHRLPDILQCHLHFRTALADCARTWDRDEKIGEVFLNAFSKAVVLDVYSDFINNFSVAMELAKMESKRKSALADFFKVKQISAHDRLSFFGLMVKPVQRFPQFIMFLQDLLKHTPHGHLDRVALQRALTRLEALAEALNERKREAERTQAFRAALRRLTRGGVAGAGGGGGAARFGAARLLASRADKRHLLRQDDLLQLEFNQSGTLTKCKPRRLLLLNDLVVCVSVGTGGDDTERLGLKWAHPVQDVEVLDTGTSPTLSRVLAQGMNRSGSLRSSSSICSTSTGDSLCNEMSTLMHDYETVSRMADLAASLKTPYPELAPETFRSLLQSIQQSIQKKDDEMAWVDSCCLQLTIRGREDAVTFRATEPGARRAWATELRLAQLAQARANCPAWRLPASLPHALSHAPQHKMPLFVAATPVYSSAHLTEVRCGCFYTSSGSPRGATMRRARSLLWLCTAGNGGSHVAVLTHRAAKLKTLVTLDLPDTKVTSMEYAKGLRQVNTLCGDTVWLGTEDKKIIIFSGVEPEKQEKLTEVTTVATVTQIRYHCDSMFVGLSNGRVSVFRRNHDDTWALQEPLAIELGDKPVHCVLPVDGIIYATCARRVFAINALTAEIIRILELKGEGDRSVKYLAHSGVGLWSAFSDSTYVSLYHAETFEHLQNIDIAADVAKTIGAREGSKPAYISALLAGQGLLWVGTTAGVSVTVPLPKLEGLPLIGGHIAVSYHAHAGPVTFLLSLTPETREVDVNIVRRNLSNARALADTVQEYKEDESKEESDKHKLERRISEELSPYRPQRVQSAVIRRKKPGDVRLSKTLPKCANLNACDVYGLFGDLMFVKDCVGEADVSGSGGESLRRSDPELAAIPFRVSTLDRRLRMRTGRPRSLDLSSWSVDSRASSLCTSSGSEESMALRGVSRTSSGASGAANLAPMAASTPDSSSGKSSASERSISRSDSANAAPELRSTSKSAGRSLRGADYIVGDSLSRRSVVTVVGGRGYVDWRQTADAAERPTPAADPNPKDAHLILWEMRL, encoded by the exons atgttcTGTGTTAAACTACTCCGTGATACGGCTGTGTACTCAGTCTCGATGACAACATTCGATGTATAC TTGGAGGAGGATATGTTCTCCTGCGGAGGAGAAGTACGAGGCGGTAGGGTGCCTCCGCCTTCTCTCGGCCCTCCACCGGACTCCCTCACACCAGTCCAACTCCGTCGTAGGCATGTGGTCGCCGCTATCATACATAGCGAAAACTCCTACGTCTCGACGTTGCAGAGGCTCATAAAC GACTACAAGAAGCCGCTAGAAGAAAGTAGTCCAGCTATCTTAAACGCGAGCAAGATCCAAACCTTATTCCACCGACTGCCTGACATACTGCAATGCCATCTGCATTTCCGCACCGCACTCGCGGATTGCGCGCGCACGTGGGACCGCGACGAAAAGATTG GCGAGGTCTTCTTAAACGCATTTTCCAAGGCTGTGGTGCTGGACGTATACTCGGACTTCATAAACAACTTCTCGGTCGCAATGGAACTGGCAAAGATGGAGTCGAAGAGGAAATCAGCGCTGGCTGATTTCTTCAAAGTGAAACAGATCAGCGCACACGATAGACTCTCTTTCTTCGGTCTCATGGTGAAACCGGTGCAGCGGTTTCCAcagtttattatgtttttacag gatCTCTTAAAGCATACGCCACATGGTCACTTGGATCGCGTGGCCCTGCAACGTGCTCTTACCAGGTTGGAAGCTTTGGCTGAAGCCTTAAATGAAAGGAAGCGCGAGGCGGAACGGACTCAG GCGTTCCGCGCGGCGCTCCGGCGGCTGACGCGCGGCGGCgtggcgggcgcgggcggcggcggcggcgcggcgcgcttCGGGGCCGCGCGCCTGCTCGCCTCGCGCGCCGACAAGCGGCACCTGCTGCGGCAGGACGACCTGCTGCAACTT GAGTTTAATCAATCTGGAACGTTGACGAAATGCAAGCCTCGTCGACTGCTCCTCTTGAATGACCTCGTGGTGTGCGTGTCGGTGGGGACCGGAGGAGACGACACTGAGCGTCTGGGACTCAAGTGGGCGCATCCCGTGCAAGACGTTGAGGTTTTAGACACGGGGACCTCGCCTACACTGAGCAGAGTACTTGCTCAAG GTATGAACCGTAGCGGGAGCCTGAGGTCTAGCTCGAGTATCTGCAGCACGTCGACAGGCGACTCGCTCTGCAACGAGATGTCCACCCTCATGCACGACTACGAGACCGTGTCGAGGATGGCGGACCTCGCAGCCTCCCTCAAGACGCCCTACCCGGAACTAGCGCCCGAGACCTTCAGATCACTACTGCAGAGTATACAGCAAAGTATACAG AAAAAGGACGACGAAATGGCGTGGGTGGACTCGTGCTGCCTGCAGCTCACGATCCGCGGGCGCGAGGACGCGGTCACGTTCCGCGCCACCGAGCCGGGCGCGCGGCGCGCGTGGGCCACCGAGCTGCGCCTCGCGCAGCTGGCGCAGGCGCGCGCCAACTGCCCCGCCTGGCGCCTGCCCGCCTCGCTGCCGCACGCGCTCAGCCACGCGCCGCAGCACAAGATGCCGCTCTTCGTGGCCGCCACGCCCGTCTACTCCTCCGCGCACCTCACGGAG GTGCGGTGCGGCTGCTTCTACACGTCGTCCGGCAGCCCGCGCGGCGCCACCATGCGTCGCGCGCGCTCGCTGCTGTGGTTGTGCACGGCCGGCAACGGCGGCAGCCACGTGGCCGTGCTCACGCATCGCGCCGCCAAGCTCAAAACGCTCGTCACGCTCGACCTGCCCGACACCAAG GTAACGTCAATGGAGTACGCGAAAGGACTTCGACAAGTGAACACGCTGTGCGGCGACACAGTGTGGCTCGGCACTGAGGACAAGAAGATCATCATATTTTCAGGCGTAGAACCGGAAAAACAAGAGAAACTGACAGAAGTGACGACGGTCGCGACCGTCACGCAGATTCGGTATCACTGTGATTCTATGTTCGTGGGACTCTCGAATGGTAGAGTGTCAGTGTTCAGGAGAAATCATGACGATACGTGGGCACTTCAAGAGCCGCTTGCAATCGAACTCGGCGACAAACCCGTGCACTGCGTACTGCCCGTCGACGGCATCATATACGCGACGTGTGCACGAAGAGTGTTCGCTATCAATGCCCTCACTGCGGAGATAATACGTATTCTTGAACTTAAAGGCGAAGGCGACCGCTCTGTTAAATATCTAGCGCATTCCGGAGTTGGACTCTGGTCGGCTTTCTCCGACTCTACTTATGTAAGTTTATACCACGCTGAAACATTTGAACATTTGCAGAATATTGACATCGCCGCTGATGTGGCGAAAACTATTGGTGCTAGGGAAGGCAGTAAACCGGCGTATATATCGGCGTTACTTGCCGGACAAGGCCTTCTATGGGTCGGGACGACAGCCGGCGTTAGTGTCACTGTGCCACTGCCAAAACTCGAAGGTCTTCCGCTCATCGGTGGACACATCGCCGTCTCGTATCACGCTCACGCGGGTCCAGTTACATTCCTATTGTCACTTACGCCCGAAACGCGAGAGGTGGATGTCAATATCGTTCGTCGGAATCTGTCAAACGCCCGCGCTCTCGCTGACACCGTACAGGAGTACAAAGAGGACGAAAGTAAAGAGGAAAGCGACAAGCACAAACTCGAGAGGCGAATATCGGAAGAACTGAGTCCGTACCGACCGCAGCGCGTCCAGTCCGCGGTCATCCGACGGAAGAAGCCAGGCGATGTGCGGCTCAGTAAGACATTACCAAAATGCGCTAACTTAAATGCTTGCGATGTGTATGGACTATTCGGAGATCTCATGTTCGTAAAAGACTGCGTAGGAGAGGCTGACGTCAGTGGATCGGGTGGTGAATCCCTTAGGCGAAGTGATCCGGAGCTGGCTGCGATTCCTTTCCGCGTTAGTACGCTAGATAGGCGGTTACGGATGAGAACGGGACGGCCGCGGAGTTTGGACCTATCTAGTTGGTCAGTAGACTCCCGAGCCTCGAGTCTGTGCACGTCGTCCGGCAGCGAGGAGTCCATGGCATTACGTGGAGTCTCGCGAACGAGTTCTGGTGCATCAGGTGCCGCTAATTTGGCACCGATGGCTGCTTCGACGCCCGATTCTTCGTCTGGTAAATCAAGTGCCTCCGAACGATCGATATCCCGCAGTGACTCCGCTAATGCTGCTCCAGAATTACGTTCTACGAGTAAGAGTGCAGGTCGAAGCCTTCGAGGTGCTGATTATATCGTGGGCGACAGCTTGTCACGACGGTCGGTGGTGACGGTGGTGGGTGGTCGAGGATACGTCGACTGGCGGCAGACGGCTGACGCGGCGGAGCGTCCCACTCCCGCCGCTGACCCTAACCCCAAAGACGCGCATCTCATTCTATGGGAAATGCGATtgtaa